From the Cryptomeria japonica chromosome 2, Sugi_1.0, whole genome shotgun sequence genome, one window contains:
- the LOC131052355 gene encoding hydroquinone glucosyltransferase — protein MEKHQVGCEISRPHVALYPTVGLGHLIPFVELARKLVSSHGFAVTLITPSWNVSPSQTKYVSDLLSSNPNTIRQVELPQIPFDEEDTKDVGKYFLEQISKSMPAVEQNLRKLQQSNGPFSPVCALISDYFHVETLEVTDCLGLPNYVLFTGPAAFLCFMLCVPRLCLSDGNEAPPISVNIPGMKKPFHEGDFPDMFHKKSSPMFHGFLRLCSPLREMKAILINTFHDLEADTIHALQSGSVGEIDFLPPVHAIGPIMRSIDLPQVDKEGEESLKMWLDSRAKASVVFASFGTWGLMSREQLTEIALGLEASGLNFVWVVRGIRNSSNSTPSFSSGFERELSNVLPEGFLSHVEGRGLVLPSWAPQVAILSHPAVGAFVSHCGWNSVLEAISFGVPIVAWPLYSEQRMNCLLIVNEWMVGLEAVKGADGLVGRAELQSVLEKVMHGEEGRLAKKNMEELNLKARWAVTEREGSFANMEAAFSGLVIATENQT, from the coding sequence ATGGAGAAACACCAAGTGGGATGTGAAATTTCAAGGCCACATGTGGCACTCTATCCAACTGTGGGTTTGGGCCATCTGATTCCCTTCGTTGAGCTTGCAAGAAAGCTCGTTTCCTCCCACGGTTTCGCCGTGACCCTAATCACACCGTCCTGGAATGTTTCCCCTTCACAGACTAAATATGTTTCAGACCTCCTTTCCTCCAATCCCAACACGATCCGTCAAGTAGAGCTTCCACAGATTCCTTTCGACGAAGAAGACACCAAAGATGTCGGAAAATACTTCCTGGAACAAATAAGCAAGTCCATGCCTGCGGTGGAACAAAATCTGAGGAAACTACAACAATCCAATGGCCCTTTCTCGCCGGTCTGTGCGTTGATATCAGATTACTTCCATGTCGAAACTCTGGAAGTGACTGACTGCCTGGGCTTGCCAAATTATGTCTTGTTCACAGGTCCTGCGGCCTTCCTCTGTTTCATGTTGTGTGTCCCTCGCCTTTGTCTCTCTGACGGAAACGAGGCTCCTCCGATATCCGTGAATATACCGGGCATGAAGAAGCCCTTCCATGAGGGCGATTTTCCAGACATGTTTCACAAAAAGTCCTCTCCAATGTTTCATGGGTTCCTTCGCCTCTGCTCTCCCTTACGAGAGATGAAAGCCATTCTCATCAACACCTTTCACGATTTGGAAGCAGATACGATTCATGCGTTGCAGTCCGGAAGCGTTGGAGAAATCGACTTCCTACCGCCGGTACATGCGATTGGGCCGATTATGCGGTCGATTGATCTGCCCCAGGTGGACAAGGAGGGAGAAGAGAGCCTAAAAATGTGGCTGGATAGTCGTGCTAAGGCGTCGGTGGTGTTCGCGTCGTTTGGTACATGGGGGTTAATGTCGAGAGAACAGTTGACGGAGATTGCGTTAGGGCTTGAAGCGAGCGGGCTAAACTTTGTTTGGGTTGTGCGGGGAATTAGAAATAGTAGTAATAGTACTCCTAGTTTCAGTTCTGGTTTTGAACGGGAGTTGAGCAACGTTCTTCCTGAGGGTTTCTTGAGCCATGTTGAGGGGCGGGGACTAGTACTTCCTTCCTGGGCTCCTCAGGTTGCGATCCTTTCGCATCCCGCTGTGGGAGCTTTTGTTTCTCATTGCGGATGGAATTCTGTGCTGGAAGCTATTTCGTTTGGAGTCCCCATTGTTGCCTGGCCTCTTTATTCTGAGCAGCGAATGAATTGCTTGTTAATTGTAAATGAATGGATGGTGGGTTTGGAGGCTGTCAAGGGAGCCGATGGCTTGGTTGGCCGGGCAGAGTTGCAGAGTGTGCTGGAAAAAGTTATGCACGGAGAAGAGGGGAGATTGGCGAAGAAGAATATGGAAGAGTTGAATTTGAAAGCGAGATGGGCAGTCACAGAAAGGGAAGGAAGTTTTGCCAACATGGAAGCTGCATTCAGTGGCCTTGTAATAGCCACCGAAAACCAAACATAA